In Rutidosis leptorrhynchoides isolate AG116_Rl617_1_P2 chromosome 2, CSIRO_AGI_Rlap_v1, whole genome shotgun sequence, one genomic interval encodes:
- the LOC139889858 gene encoding secreted RxLR effector protein 161-like, which translates to MGFKRCPQEQAVGNEDHVKDFKMKMKNVFDMSDLGMLSYYLGIEKILYEAGLAECNPTQYPMESRLRLTKDESRTPTDATKYRCLIGSLRYLVNSRPDLSYSVGVMSRFMEEPKESHYKALKCILRYSDSSHGMDLIDRKGTTRMVFYYSGNLITWNSSKQGTVALSSCEAEFMATTSAACQALWLKNLLVDLTG; encoded by the exons ATGGGGTTTAAGCGGTGTCCACAAGAGCAAGCG GTGGGGAATGAGGACCATGTCAAAGATtttaagatgaagatgaagaatgtATTCGACATGAGTGATCTCGGGATGTTGTCGTATTATCTTGGGATTGAG AAAATATTATACGAAGCTGGGTTGGCCGAGTGTAATCCAACTCAATACCCAATGGAATCAAGGCTGCGTTTGACCAAAGATGAAAGTAGAACACCTACTGATGCTACAAAGTACAGATGCTTAATTGGAAGCTTGCGTTATCTTGTTAACAGTAGACCAGATCTCAGTTATTCGGTAGGGGTTATGAGTAGGTTTATGGAAGAACCTAAAGAGAGTCACTACAAGGCACTCAAGTGTATACTCAG GTATAGTGACAGTAGTCACGGAATGGACCTCATAGATCGAAAGGGGACAACAAGAATGGTGTTTTATTACTCAGGAAACTTGATTACTTGGAATTCTAGTAAGCAGGGGACTGTGGCACTTTCTTCGTGTGAAGCCGAGTTCATGGCTACAACATCAGCGGCGTGTCAAGCATTATGGTTGAAGAACTTGCTGGTGGATTTAACAGGATGA